From candidate division KSB1 bacterium:
GCGTCGGGCCCCAAGTAAACGGGCCGTGCCCGGCCACCAGCACCATCGGGACTTCGTCCGGTGAAAGGTTTTGAAAGGCGCGCACGATCTGCAGGCCGGTTTCTTCCTCATAATCGCGCTCGATGGCGTCGTCCGACATGATCTCGGTCACCGGAATATCGACATGCAGATGGTCGGCATGCGTCGTTCCGTAGACCGGAATTGCGCGACAAGCCTGCGCCCACGCTACGGCGTAAAGGCTGTGCGTATGCACCACGCCGCCGATGTTTGGAAAGTGACGATAGAGCACCAGGTGCGTCTTGGTGTCGGAAGAAGGTTTGAGCCGTCCTTCGACGACGCGGCCGTCGAAATCGACGATCACAATATCTTCAGGCTTTAAATCCTCGTACATGACACCGCTCGGCTTGATGGCAATCACGCCCGCCTGCCGATCGACGGCGCTCACATTGCCGAAATTATAGATCACCACGCCGGCACGCGGTAGTTCCATATTCGCTTCATAAATGCGGTGTTTAAGCGTTTCGTAAGCCATAGTGACCTCTATAAATTTCTTTTCCAAAAATCCAGCATGAGCAGATAGAGATGTTTGCGCCCTTCTTGATCGTAAATGCCGTGTTTGCGCATGGGATAAATCATCATCTCGAACACCTTGCCCGCTTTGATCAGCTCCTCGGCAAAGGCCCAGGTATTTTGAATGTGAACATTATCATCGTAAGTGCCGTGAATGAGCAGCAGGCGGCCGTGCAGATTTTTGGCTGCGGCAACCAAAGAGGTTTCGGCGTAACCTTCAGGATTGTCCTCCGGACGTTTCATGATCAATTCAGTAAATTTGGTGTCGTAAAAATGCCAATCGGTAACCGGAGCGCGCGAAATACCGGCTTTGAACAACTCGGTGCGGGTCATGGCCAGCAGGGTATACGTTCCGCCGCCGCTGGCGCCGTATATGCCCAACCTCTGAGGATCGACAAAAGGCCATGAACAGACCTCGCTCACTGCATCCGATAAATCGTCCAGCTCCACTTGCCCCATCACGCGGCCGTTGAGCGATTTGACGACCTTTTTACCGATATAAGCCGAAGCACGATTGTCAATCGACATGACCAAGTAACCGGCGTCGAGCAGCATCTGATAGAAATAAATGCCGCGATTCCACTGATCGACCACGGTCGGCGCCGAAGGGCCACCGTACACATAAAAAATGACCGGATATTTCTTTCGCGGATCGAAATCCTTCGGTTTGTAAATCATTGCCGGCAGCGGAAAGCCGTCGCGCGCGCGCAAGGTTAAAAATTCGGGAAAGCAAAGGTCGAGGGAATCGACCAGTTCTGGCCGCGCCGGAGCAATCGTCGCGAGTAGTCGATTGTCGCGCCGCAGCGTAAGGCTGGGAAGAGAGGATGCGGAAGAAAAGCGATCAAAGTAGTAACGTCCGCTTCGACTGAAGCGCGGCTGGTGAGTACCGGCTTCAGGTGTCATCCGTTCGATCCGCCCGCCGTTTAAACGCGCTCGGTAGAGCTGTCGCTCGACCGAGCGATCCTTGTTCGACAAAAAGTAAACCCAGCCGGCTTTTTCATCGACGGCCAAAACCGGCTGCTCGCCGGAGGCATACATGCCGAAGGGCAGCACCGACCATTCGCCTGCGGTAATCTGGCGGATCAGTCGGCCGACGAAGTCGTAGAGATAGAGGTGGGCAAAGCCGCTCCGTTCCGAAGTCCAAATAAAGCGTCGGCCGTCGGATAGAAAGAACGGCGGGTAGTGATCGATCCAATCCTCGTCGGTTTCGCGCAGAATTCTCCGCGCTGCGCCGGTGCCGCGGTCGACGAGAAAGAGGTCGAGCCGGCGCTGGGCGCGATCGAGCGTCAGCAACGCCAACGAGCGGCTGTGCGGCAACCATTCGACGTTGACGATGTACTCGAACTCGTCGGGCAGATCGGCCCAGACAACTCCTTCGCGGTCCATTTCGATAATGCCCAAACGGACGGACGGGTTCTGCTGACCGGCTTTAGGATAGTATTGCGTCAAAACGCGCGGTTGCGCCGGTTGAAAATCGACAAAAGTCATGACGCTGACCGCCGACTGATCGCTCTGCAGGAAGGCCAGGCTGCGCGAATCCGGCGACCACCAATAGAGGTTATCGCGGTGATCAAAGATTTCTTCCCAATAGACCCAGGAGGGCTCGCCGTTGAGCAGCGTTTCCGAGCCGTCAAAGGTACGACGCCGCACAGCGCCGCTTTGGGTATCGACCGTGTAAAGGTCATGTTCGCGAATAAATGCGACGGTCGCACCGTCCGGTGAGAGCAAAGGCGCGCCTTCTTCGCCTTCGTCATCCGTTAGTCGCTTAAAGGTTGCCGATTCAAGTTCGAGCACAAAGAGGTCGTTCCGGAACTGATAAAGGGCGCGGCGGCCGGCCCGATCGAAGGCAATCGGCCAGGAAAGCTTTTTCGGGGCATCCTCGCCCAATAAGGAATAAAGAGAGCTCATTGCCTGGCGAGCATCGAGCAACGGTGACCTGCGACCGGTCTTCGGATCGAGGCGCTCGAAGGTGCGTTCCTCTTCCGGCAGGCGGGAATCGTAATAGATCGCCCATTCTCCATCGGTCCATTCGTATTCGGCCGTCGCCTCAATCCGATTCGGTTCGCCGCTTACCAGCCAATCGACGGTGATGCGGCCAGCCTCCGCATGGCCCATCGCTGCTGCAAACAAAAGAACCGTAAGAAAGCCGAATTTGACCTTCATTCCTGCAACCGCATTACTTTATCTGTTTAATTCGCAATAAAAGAGCTGCCGCAAGCTTGTCTCATAAGGGGGAATCTGTTGCTGCTCATGGAGCTGTTTTTTTCGGCACTGGAGTCCATGGCCTCTACGCAAACTCTAAAAACGCCGGCCGGCAAAGAACGCATCTCTCACCGGCCGTCGGGTTTTGTGATCATCTCAAGCCGACAGCCGCTTTCTCTGCCTAAAACAGGGGCTTGCAGTTTTTCACGGCTGACGTTTAATCTATAGACCTTGCCGAACTTGCTTTTTATTTGAATTCATGCTCTATAAAATCAGCCAGCTTGCTGTATTTTTGGTAGAGGATTTCATAGAGCTTGGCGTTTTCCGGATTCGGTTCATAGACTTTTTCGAAACCGCTGCCCATGGCCTTTTGCGCCGCCTGCATGGTCGGATAGAGGCCGGCAGCCGTCGCCGCGGCCATGGCCGAGCCGAGTGCGCATGCCTGCTCAGAAGCCGCTACTTTGATCGGCATATTGAGCACGTCGGCGGTTACCTGCATGACGAACGGCGATTTTTTAGGAATACCGCCGATGGCAATGACCTGACGGATCGGCACGCCTTCCTCAGCGAAGCGATCAACGATCTTTTTGGCGCCGAAGGCGGTCGCCTCGACCAGAGCGCGAAAGATGCGCGGCGCATCGGAACCGAGATTAAGGCCGGTGATCGCGCCTTTGAGCGCCTGATTGGCAAAGGGAGTCCGCCTGCCGTTGAGCCAGTCGAGCGCGACAATGCCGTCCGGATCGATCGGCAGCATGGCCGCCTCTTCCGAAAGCGCCGGTATGATCGTGTCGGCAATTTCATCGATCATTTTTTGCCGATTGAATTCGCTGAGCTGCGGCATCGTATTGATCAAGTGCTCCACCGGCCAAAGAAGAAGATCGCGGAACCAGGCGTAAACATCGC
This genomic window contains:
- a CDS encoding S9 family peptidase → MKVKFGFLTVLLFAAAMGHAEAGRITVDWLVSGEPNRIEATAEYEWTDGEWAIYYDSRLPEEERTFERLDPKTGRRSPLLDARQAMSSLYSLLGEDAPKKLSWPIAFDRAGRRALYQFRNDLFVLELESATFKRLTDDEGEEGAPLLSPDGATVAFIREHDLYTVDTQSGAVRRRTFDGSETLLNGEPSWVYWEEIFDHRDNLYWWSPDSRSLAFLQSDQSAVSVMTFVDFQPAQPRVLTQYYPKAGQQNPSVRLGIIEMDREGVVWADLPDEFEYIVNVEWLPHSRSLALLTLDRAQRRLDLFLVDRGTGAARRILRETDEDWIDHYPPFFLSDGRRFIWTSERSGFAHLYLYDFVGRLIRQITAGEWSVLPFGMYASGEQPVLAVDEKAGWVYFLSNKDRSVERQLYRARLNGGRIERMTPEAGTHQPRFSRSGRYYFDRFSSASSLPSLTLRRDNRLLATIAPARPELVDSLDLCFPEFLTLRARDGFPLPAMIYKPKDFDPRKKYPVIFYVYGGPSAPTVVDQWNRGIYFYQMLLDAGYLVMSIDNRASAYIGKKVVKSLNGRVMGQVELDDLSDAVSEVCSWPFVDPQRLGIYGASGGGTYTLLAMTRTELFKAGISRAPVTDWHFYDTKFTELIMKRPEDNPEGYAETSLVAAAKNLHGRLLLIHGTYDDNVHIQNTWAFAEELIKAGKVFEMMIYPMRKHGIYDQEGRKHLYLLMLDFWKRNL
- a CDS encoding L-ribulose-5-phosphate 4-epimerase, producing the protein MAYETLKHRIYEANMELPRAGVVIYNFGNVSAVDRQAGVIAIKPSGVMYEDLKPEDIVIVDFDGRVVEGRLKPSSDTKTHLVLYRHFPNIGGVVHTHSLYAVAWAQACRAIPVYGTTHADHLHVDIPVTEIMSDDAIERDYEEETGLQIVRAFQNLSPDEVPMVLVAGHGPFTWGPTPEKAVYHAVILEQLAQMALLTEQINPAVLRLKEKLIQKHYQRKHGPNAYYGQR